CTGCCGAAGAACAAAGCCAGCGTATACGGGGAGTTGGGGAAAATCGGCGAGTCtccgtgtgcgtgtgtgtctgtctgtctgtgtgaGGCACGGACTAAGCTACTGTTTCTACTACGTACGAACAGCATTCATTGCTCAACAGCCTGCTCATCTTTTTGTCATGATGCTTCATCGGTGCAGCTTGGCAGACacgcacacatacacacCGCTGCGCGCTGCAGGTACCGCATCGTGCAAGTACtgtacctacttcgtactacaTACGTGCAGGGGCCAATATGCGCATCATGATGTAATGGTGGACAAGTAGTGAGGCCCGTTCGCGTGCGTGGGAGGAGGCATCGTCACACACCCTGCTGGGCCTCTGCCCACGTGTGAGTCCctgatggtggtgctccCCTCGAGGCTgccccttttcttcttcttcttcttcttcttttcttgcCTTGGACGATCTCGCgtcaatctcctcctcctcctcctcctcccctcctccaccttgtCCTCCTCCGGAGGGCAGCAGTGGTTTGCAGCACACAAAATAGATTATAGCAGCTTACACTGTGCCGTACGTACCGCGAAACTCTTTCACGATTAGCACTCAATCAATGacaagaaagggggggggggggtggcgccaacgccgccgcgaaaTCCAGATGCGTCAGAGAACAATGCAAAATGAGGGTGCATTCACTCGTGGTAAGATGAAGAAAGATGGACCAATAGGGGCGTCTGTCCCCCCCAACGGTCCTCATTGGAAGGGGGTGAcgacccgcccgccaccaccactaacaccaccaccatcaccaccaccaccagggcACTTTCGCAAAAGTTTttgagacgacgaggatttCAAACGTGCCAAGTTAGTTATTACTAACTTAGTGGTTGACTGACAGCCGCCACGcgcgccttgccgccacgcacgggcgaggccgcAGAGGGCAGTCAGTGATGGAGGGCtgagatgggatggatggtagATGGTGTGGTGGAAAAAGAATAAAAATAAAGATAAAAATGAGAATCTCAACTAGCagccatcatggcggcgggcgttgccAAGTCTGAACGAAACGAACTTGTCCACGAAGTCCCTTtattggcggcggcccgaaAGTCGTCGGGTGGTTTGGCAGGATCAATTTCAGGATGGGAACAAGACCTTGTATTGATGATAATGTAGTCACTGTAACTCAATGGGCACAGCTCTCTCAGTCTTAATAATTACGGCGAGTGGATTTCTGCACAATATCTTACAAGCAGGGttgtatactgtatgtatgcacACTACGGAGTACACCGATTTGTGTTACCTCCCCGCTCTACAGCTTCCCCCCCAAGCGAGATCGCGAGGTGACCAATTACGGCACTTGTCATTCGCATTGACAACAAGGGTGCCGGGGGGGCTTCGGAGGCAGTACCTTACGTTAGTTGGCTGACAACTAGTTACCTCAGTACCCTGAAACACCCTTTCTGTGCATTCGTTGGCTGCTGGATGACGTAGGGACCACTCTATGCtcgcctcgacggcaacggcggcgagaagggtgaggggggcgggggcagcACGGATTTCCTCGcaatgtacgaagtacctggCGGGCATTCGTAGGTGTAAATAGTACAGTAACTACTCGCTATCGACTATGAGAAGATGCGCTCGTGGGGCTCGTCATACCTTGGTACTTAGCACCGTAAGGGGTAGGCCACTTTGCTTTACAATTGGCGTTGCTTCACAATGACTGCATTGTAAGTTAGTGAGACTACATGCTTACGTACTAACTACAGTATAGTACGTACGCACGTGCTgaagcgctgcagcagccgggTCAAGTAAGCGCTCCTCGCTCACCGACTACTGTGCCGTGCCTTccttaccttaccttagtacgTCCCAAGAACTACTGCATACCGCACGACTGACGCGCATCGCGAGGCACAGGCGCCTAGAAGATGCGAGGCTTGCTTCTATTTATTAATACAtttactactactactgcatTCGTGTTCAgcgtccgccaccgccaccgccgcacggccgacgcgcgacgacggccggccTCTCCTCGCAGGGCTGAATCGACTTTTTAATGTTCAAGGGGGCTCCCCGCGTTGGTGGAGGGCTCGTTCCCGATGCTTCAGGGTTCGCTCTTTGTGATTGATAGATATCCACGTGATTTTTGTCTTTCTGTTCCTGTTCGCAGCTGAGCAGCCTCCCGCTCCCCTTTTGTATATAATACCATGTACATGCAATAGTAATGCGCGCAGAGTCCGTTCATGATGGGCCATGGTCtagttgccgccgctgccgccgctgccgccaccctcAGCCGCTCTCGGTGGCATCTGACTTTCCTCGAGGCCggtagaggaggaggaggaggaggagggggaagcACTGCGAACTATAATCGTGGCGCCCCCTCATCGCGCGCGGGAGGAGCGGGTGCTACTGTAGATCCCCCGTGTTGCAACACACCACCTCATCCTACcatgtatatatatactttGTACACGAAGAGTGCTGGAGGACTCACTGccaacgaggacgagacgagggcATAAAatgtctcgcccgcccgcaccgctTCTACATGCCGTTACAGCTACTACTTAATGCCGACGATGGAGGGGAGCAGGGAGATGGGAAACTGTACGCGCACACGGAATACTACCTACTGTATCTTGTTGCTGCACCGAGGGTGACATTttctcacacacacacacacacacacacacacaccgtTTGCTGCACGACCGATCCCTCCCCGGAGCAAGCAGGTGCGTGAAGAAGGCAGACCGCATTGGACTTGGGCTGAATCCCCAGGGCTGCGGCgaccaacaccaacaccaacaccaacactACACCACCACGATCACGCATTCCATTTGAGGTAGTCCTTATGTAGTATTGTACCTCCCTTACCAATTGACTACAGTACCtctaccaccaccaacaagcAGCAAACAATCCCACAGGTAGGTAGCACTAATCTAACGTAGTACTTGTGTGCTCCTCTTTCCCCCCGATACCCGACCAATCGACCGGTATGTGCGGTACAAAGGACCACAGCCCTCGTCGTTTCACCTTTTCAGACGAtagaggggagggggggcggctgcTTATCTACAATGCTACCTAGTAACCAGCTCCCCAACGACCAACTGCCTGAGCGAAAGCGACgtcagagagagagagagtgaatgtcttgtcctcctcggggCGGTACCTATTTACTTCGTAACGGTTGTATGCACTAACTGGGCAGCTCTTTCCCCTTCGGCACTCATCAAACCCGCAAATCCCCCGTGCACGACTGACTCCCCTTccacgcccccctcctccccgccccgtctctctccgtctccgcaAAGCATCCccatacgaagtactttaCTTGAGAATGAAACAAccgagccgcagccgcagcagcaccagaaacagcaacaccagcaacattgcacagcacagcacgcgcacagcacagcacgcaTAGCCCTCACCTGCGTCTCTTCTCTGCcctctccatctctctcttcgctcttgccctccccccccttcccccgtcCCAGTCACATCTCATCCTTTCCCATAGCAtcccggcccggcccggacgTGTCActttcccttcccccctcccatctcgtccgtcgtccctgctcgtccgtccatccgtccatccatcatcgccttccctcctccctccctccttgtCTTGTGTGTCcgcaccacaccacaccgcCCGCTGACCCGGCGTCCGTTCCGGATCCATCACCCTGTTAATATCAATTATTATTTTTTCGGACGTGTGGCGCGAGGACCGCGTCCGCCACCAACCGCGTAGCCCCTCCAGCACCGGCATGCCCccaagaagggggggaggggaggctTGGGGGGGCTTGCCCAGACGCCAGAtcttacctacctacctacctacacACGAATAGTGAGTTGTAGATAGAGTTTTGCGCTGGCCATGGGAGCTGCATAGGCGGTACGGTTCTAGATGGAAAACCGACGAAAACGTGGCAACGGGGTCCCGGATGTGGCCCGCTTCATCACTCACTGGGGCGCCAAATATCGCCCGCGAGCACCACACGTGCAAGACAAGAATATGAAAGCCACTCCTTGTCAATGgacgggccgtcgtcgcgcacaGGCCACATAGAGTcatctggcagcggcggcatggaTTGGCATGGTTGACCCTCCCACGTCTcatccactcactcaccGGTTGTTGAGAAACTTCCAGTCCACCCCTTCCCCGGCTCCGCAACTCCTTCTTCCCCGTTCGGCCCTCGTGGCTCGGTTCAGCTCTCGGCTGCCCCTAGTCCATGTTCGTCCGTTGCCCTTCTCTCTGCGTgtggtggcgctggcgtGCATGCGAGCAGTGGTGTACATGTATGTAAGGGCATGTATGTATATTATATGAGTCGGTCCCTGGTGGTCAGAAGCACACCTCACCTCACTCGACCTCGGGTTTCCCCATCGTTTTGTGGATATTCTTTCTTCTGCTCCCCCGGGCGCCCATTCCTTGTGAATCACGACAtcccacgcccgccagccctACCGAGCTTCAAGGGCATCGCAATGCTCGTCTGTCTGATTGTGGCACACTGAGGTTAGCGACTCACGTTACCGCAGCGGCCGGCATATACCCCGTCGAGACAGAGGGTTCGTCGTCTACCTAGCTCTCCTTCCGAAACCGCGACAACCCAACTGGGCTGTTCGAAGCTGGCAACCAGCTCGGCCACGGACGACCATGAACCTTTCAATGCCGGGGCTTCTGCTCCTGGTAGGCGGCAGTATCGTTTACTGGGTCTGCCATTACGCCCTGTCCTTGCGACACAACATAGCGGAGGCCAAACGAAGCGGCCTGCCCTATGTCGTCGTTCGTAAGCTCGCCTCCCAcccccttctctctccccAAGAGCACTCACGGAAGCTTCCACTTGCCCCGTCTGTTGGGCGGCCCTCTCCACTCAGGCGCAACGATTCTTTGCTGACAAGACCCTCGACAGCTTGCAGCCCAATCACACACCTTTGGCGCATCTCGTTCCCCCTGTGTTCGCGCCTCCTGAAGCTCCTTCCCAAGAGCTGGTGGGAGGACTGGTTCGAGTACGAAACCCTCCGCGCCAGTCGAGCGCCCGTCCGAGTCTCGTCGCAGAAGCTAATGAGAGCGTCACGGCAGCGTCATGATCCCCGATAACATCTACTGGTCGGGCTGGAAGCTCTTTGAGCGGTACGGCGAGGCCTTCCTCGTCGTGTCCCCTGGGTTTCGGGTCCTGTACGTGGCCAACGCCGAGATGATCACGCAAATCTTCGCCAAACGGGAGCAGTTCCCCAAGTGGGTCGCGCGTTACCACATCCTCCGCCTGTTTGGCGAGAACctcatcaccgccgagggccagACGTGGCGGCTGCACCGCCGGGTCATAGCTGCCTCCTTCAGCGAGCGCAACGCCGCTCTCGTCTTccgcgaggccatcgtccAGGCGCAGGGCATGGTCCGCGGCTGGATCGGCCCGTCTGAAACCCGCAGCGAGGTCCTGCGCACCGTTgagcgcgacgccctgcgcATGGCGCTCCACATCATTGGCTATGTCGGGTTCGGGTTGCGGCTCCTGTGGCCGGGGCAGACGCTGCCGGCCAACATGGACCCCAAGTACAGCAAGTACTCGTCGCTCGAGGCAGCTGAAGGGTACGAAATGAGCTTTGTCGACACCATGCGGAGCGTCATGGACAACATACTATTGATACCGCTGGCCCCGAAGTGGCTTCTGAGAGCCTGGCCTTCCGAGCGAACTACGGAAGCTCTTGTCGCGTACGAAAACTATACCAAGTACATGGAGGAGATGATGGAAGACAAGCTGGACGATGCGCGGCGAGGCATACCGCCAGAGGGCATGGACCTCATGGGCTCCCTCGTGCGGTGCGCTTACGAAGCCGATGCagccaaggacgacaagacgggcaaggcggcgagTCTGCCGGTGCTGACGCGGGAAGAGATCATTGGCAACGCCTTCATCATGTTCGCGGCTGGGCATGAGACGTCTGGCGGCAATATACATGTTCTCATGAtgctgctggcgacgaaCCCGTCAGCGCAGCGTCATCTCCAAAGGGGCATTGACCAAGTGCTTGGCGACTCGGACCCGAGCACTTGGGATTATGATACCAAGGTCAGCGCCATGATGGGGAGCATGATTGGGGCGTGCCTGtacgagacgctgcgcatCGTGCCCCCGGCCGTCGAGATCCCAAAGGAGGTTTCGCCCCTTGGGGACCAGCCCGTCACCATGGACGGGCGAGAATACTTGCTGACCGAGGGCacgggcatcgccatcgtcacgtCGGGGGTGCACCTTAACCCGCGGTACTGGCCGCATGCCGACAGCAAGATCtgcgagggcggcaacgacCTGCGCGACTTCCGGCCGGAGCGGTGGTTCCCCAACAAGTCGGGGCTCGGGGCTcggggcgtcgaggacaCGTCGGGGCCCGAATCGGCGGCGCAGTACGGGGGCCACGGTGAGGTCGACAGCAGCGCGCAGATGTTCCGGCCCGCCAAGGGCTCCTACATACCCTTCAGCGACGGGTCACGGTCGTGTAtggggcggcggacggctcAGGCGCAGATCACTGCAATGCTAGCCGTCGTCTTCCGCGAATACAGCGTagagctggccgtcgacgagtgGGCGAGCGATGCCGAGGTGCAGGCCATGAGTAGGgacgagcgggcgagcgTATACCGTCAGGCGCAGGACAAGAGCAGGCAGACCATGATGAAGATGTATAGTGTGGTTACGCTTGGCCTGCATAGCACGTACCACGTGCCGCTGAGGCTGGTCAAAAGGGGCCACGAGAACTTTGTCGACTGGATGGACGGGTAAAGGGCAGTTTGTCGTGTCGGATGGACGGGAGGGACTGTAAAAAAGGCACACATACATGCGCTCGGTGCCTTGGTACGTATCCTACACGCATACTCGTAGTAGTCGAGGTCGTACCAAGATGCGGGcagccatcatcgtctcAGAGCCCTTGCTTATTCGAGCCGCCTTTTGACACAGTCTGCTCTCTGGCATGTGTCTGTCGCCTCACCTATGAAGTCCTCGCGCATACGTACCACTCGGAGAGGAGAGGTTGCAGTGGCGTCTGGCCGGCGAGAgcccgcgcgtgcgtgtcttGCGCTCGCACTGCTTcgcagcatcgacgagaaAGGAAGGCCTGCTGGTGGAGCAGAGGCGGGAGCACGCATAGTAACTGGACAcaagccaggccaggcaggccaacGCGCGCCGTGTGGCgggttgtcgtcgtcgtcgtcgctgtcgtcgccagACCAGACCCGTCGGCCGTTCGCGTCGATGGAGCCAATCATCAATCCGGCGGGCACGCGTTTGCGTTGGATGGCACTCGCACATCGCATCGAGTTAGTCTGGCTCAGAGAGAGATGAGACTTGGTGAAGAGGGAGGGATCCACCTCCAGAGCGAACGGACAGACGTgagggtgagtgagtggagGGCGACAAAAACCATGTTGCcggggcggccatggcgaacATGCCGGCGCTAGATTTTGTACGCTCTGCtctgtcctgtcctgtcctgtcctgtcctgtcctgccctgcccagtCGTGTCGTGTCATATCATGTCATGTCAGCCTTGCCCTGCCAGCTTATTGTTGATGGCAAGAGAGGCTTGAGAGGCTCCTTCTTCTCTGGCCGCCCTGCCCCACCGCTGCTTGGGGGGTCCTGGGCTTGGGGGTTTGGGTGCCAGTCGAAGAAGGAGCTCCCagctcccgtccgtcccagcCACTCGCTTTTTCCGGTCGGCAGCTGCCCAAAAAAAAATGGGCACGGGGCAGGACCACGGCCactcgccgaggatggcatggcatggcagcaaGAACTcagccagcagccacagcaAGAACAGCCGACTACTCCACTCCACCCGCCTCCACTAGCCACAGCGGGCGGTACGGTAAGTACATTCGCAGCACCTGCACGCGTTGCAGCAGTCATTACAGGTAGTTAGCTAGCTGCAGCAGTACCTAGTAGCaagcagaagcagcgcccgtcctgctcctccacgccttcacccgcccgcccacaccACCGCGCGCTCCCTCTCTCGCGAGTCCCGTCCCGcacgccgcctgcctgctcaagctctctctctccctctctctctccccccgCCAGCCACCCCCAGATCAAAACATAAACAAGACACTTCCCacatcccaccaccaccaccgctaccaccccccccccgttCACCCGCCAGCCAACCTTGCTGTTTGCGTGCTCCCAATATCATCATCGTTTGGCATCTCGCGATACGTCTCTGTAAAAGGGAACAAACCATCGAGAACGCCCCCTCTCAAGGAGCGCACAAGTGTTTTTTTGCCGTCTGCAACCCCTCAGTGGCCTGCAGTCGAAGCTCCATTATTATTGTCCACCGGCTTGAAGCGCATCCTCActcacccgccgccatgtccgccACGTCGACAAACAGTTGGCTCAAGGCCCAGCGCAAGagcgacctcgtcgagctcgccgatAATGTCGGCCTGAAGAAGTATGTGCCTTTTTCAATTTTGTACAAGTCTTTTGCACGTCTTTGCCGTCGTGATGGAGTtgcgctgcgtcgtcgccgttttCCAacgtccttggcggcgcATCGACGTTTCGATGCGCGTCACCGTCGCGTAATGCAACGCTCGTTGCTCAACACGCCAACAACCCCAAGCTGTGCGCCAAAGCAGACTGCACGACTACGCGTCGCAAGACGAACGATCCGATCCAGGCGCATGGATCCGTTCTTCATGCTCGCCACGCTGCACCGGCACCTGCATGGTGCGCCTCatggtggcgcgcgcgcaaaaCAACAAACGTCAACAACACCAACCGCTCAGCTCTGCTGTCGGTTGATGCTcgcggctcgcgcgcgcaacCTTGGCCATGCGCCGCAACGTACCATCGCTGACTCACTGCATCTAGCTACGAGAGCCTCAAGAAGAGCGATCTTGAatccgccctcgacgagtTCATCGCCGAGCACACTACGCGCTTCTCCAACCGTCCTGACCTGCAGGGCTACTTTAACTCGCGCTCCAAGGCGCTTGGCTCCCCCGTCAAGAAGGAACGCGAGTCTTTCAAGGATGAGGCCGAAAAGGCGCTCAAGGTTGCCAAGCGACGAGTCACCAAGGTTGCCGAGGAACTGACGTCCGAGTAAGAGTCGCGTCTTCCCGACTGTTGTCACCTTCACTAACATGGCCCTCTCGCCGCAGCGACGACCGCCGCTCcgcttcctcctctgccGTGGCTCGCACTCCTGCGCGCAGCCTGTCCCAGGTCGCCGCGCGCATTCCC
Above is a genomic segment from Purpureocillium takamizusanense chromosome 2, complete sequence containing:
- a CDS encoding uncharacterized protein (EggNog:ENOG503NYMU~TransMembrane:2 (o6-25i204-223o)~COG:Q), producing the protein MNLSMPGLLLLVGGSIVYWVCHYALSLRHNIAEAKRSGLPYVVVPCSPITHLWRISFPLCSRLLKLLPKSWWEDWFDVMIPDNIYWSGWKLFERYGEAFLVVSPGFRVLYVANAEMITQIFAKREQFPKWVARYHILRLFGENLITAEGQTWRLHRRVIAASFSERNAALVFREAIVQAQGMVRGWIGPSETRSEVLRTVERDALRMALHIIGYVGFGLRLLWPGQTLPANMDPKYSKYSSLEAAEGYEMSFVDTMRSVMDNILLIPLAPKWLLRAWPSERTTEALVAYENYTKYMEEMMEDKLDDARRGIPPEGMDLMGSLVRCAYEADAAKDDKTGKAASLPVLTREEIIGNAFIMFAAGHETSGGNIHVLMMLLATNPSAQRHLQRGIDQVLGDSDPSTWDYDTKVSAMMGSMIGACLYETLRIVPPAVEIPKEVSPLGDQPVTMDGREYLLTEGTGIAIVTSGVHLNPRYWPHADSKICEGGNDLRDFRPERWFPNKSGLGARGVEDTSGPESAAQYGGHGEVDSSAQMFRPAKGSYIPFSDGSRSCMGRRTAQAQITAMLAVVFREYSVELAVDEWASDAEVQAMSRDERASVYRQAQDKSRQTMMKMYSVVTLGLHSTYHVPLRLVKRGHENFVDWMDG